A genomic stretch from Streptomyces venezuelae ATCC 10712 includes:
- a CDS encoding tetratricopeptide repeat protein, with the protein MTEQQQVSDDGVMTRIGQAMMLLHGGDREEARNRFGILWQQIGPDGDPLHRCTLAHYMADAQDDPDTELAWDLRALSAAEGLAEERLAEHGSAIALRALYPSLHLNLAADYVKLQRPDAARVHLDRARAASDHLDDDGYGNGVRAAIERLELRLRGE; encoded by the coding sequence GTGACCGAGCAGCAGCAGGTGTCGGACGACGGGGTCATGACCAGGATCGGGCAGGCCATGATGCTGCTCCACGGCGGCGACCGCGAGGAGGCCCGCAACCGCTTCGGGATCCTGTGGCAGCAGATCGGCCCCGACGGGGACCCGCTGCACCGGTGCACCCTCGCGCACTACATGGCGGACGCCCAGGACGACCCCGACACCGAGCTCGCCTGGGACCTGCGGGCCCTGAGCGCGGCGGAGGGCCTGGCGGAGGAGCGGCTGGCCGAGCACGGCTCGGCGATCGCCCTGCGGGCGCTGTACCCCTCGCTCCACCTCAACCTCGCCGCCGACTACGTCAAACTCCAGCGGCCCGACGCCGCGCGGGTCCACCTGGACCGGGCCCGCGCCGCCTCGGACCACCTGGACGACGACGGCTACGGGAACGGGGTGCGGGCCGCGATCGAGCGCCTGGAGCTACGGCTCCGGGGGGAGTGA
- the ung gene encoding uracil-DNA glycosylase, which produces MTDISVLPESWRDVLGGELAKPYFAELAEFVEGERTRGPVFPPKDEVFAALDATPYDKVKVLILGQDPYHGEGQGHGLCFSVRPGVKTPPSLRNIYKEMQAELGHPIPDNGYLMPWAQQGVLLLNAVLTVRSGEANSHKSKGWEKFTDAVITAVASRPDPAVFVLWGNYAQKKLPLIDEERHVVVKGAHPSPLSAKKFFGSNPFTQINAAVAAQGHEPIDWRIPDLG; this is translated from the coding sequence GTGACCGACATCAGCGTGCTGCCCGAGTCCTGGCGGGATGTTCTCGGCGGGGAACTGGCGAAGCCGTACTTCGCCGAGCTCGCCGAGTTCGTCGAGGGGGAGCGCACCAGGGGGCCGGTCTTCCCGCCGAAGGACGAGGTCTTCGCCGCGCTCGACGCCACCCCGTACGACAAGGTCAAGGTCCTGATCCTGGGGCAGGACCCGTACCACGGCGAGGGGCAGGGCCACGGGCTCTGCTTCTCCGTCCGGCCCGGGGTCAAGACACCGCCCTCCCTGCGCAACATCTACAAGGAGATGCAGGCCGAGCTCGGCCACCCGATCCCGGACAACGGCTATCTGATGCCGTGGGCCCAGCAGGGCGTCCTCCTGCTCAACGCGGTGCTGACGGTCCGCTCCGGCGAGGCGAACTCGCACAAGAGCAAGGGCTGGGAGAAGTTCACCGACGCGGTGATCACCGCCGTCGCCTCGCGCCCCGACCCGGCCGTCTTCGTCCTCTGGGGCAACTACGCGCAGAAGAAGCTGCCGCTCATCGACGAGGAGCGGCACGTGGTCGTGAAGGGCGCCCACCCCTCGCCCCTCTCGGCGAAGAAGTTCTTCGGATCGAATCCGTTCACCCAGATCAACGCGGCCGTCGCGGCCCAGGGCCACGAGCCGATCGACTGGCGCATCCCGGACCTCGGCTGA
- a CDS encoding ABC transporter substrate-binding protein yields MFNRTSLQAAAALVSISLVTGCSVFSDSDSAGDQRIVVGTTSSPTTLDPAAAWDNSWELFRNVFQTLVSFPTGSTTPDSDAADCKFSDTSSRVFECKLVEGLTFSNGHKLDAKAVQYSIERIRTINHKGGPNGMLGSLDKIETVGDRTVVFRLNKSDATFPFVLATPAMSLVDPAEYPADRLRTDGKVTGSGPYVLDKYTERETAELTKNPTYKGFADRKNGGVTIRYFDESDAMVAALKKQEIDATYRGLTAEEVVALQDDKPENKGLQIVESTGADIRYLVFNAQDPTVAKPAVRRAVAQLVNRDELVNKVYQGTAEPLYSMVPKGIAAHTTKFFDRYGSPNAQKAKKILREAGITDPVELTFWYTTDRYGSSTAAEFKELKRQLEESGLFKITLQGKPWKDFQAGYQKGEYPVFGRGWFPDFPDPDNFVAPFLGKENVLGTPYVSPRITGELLPKSRRESDRGAVTDEFVEAQEIMVQDVRLLPLWQGKLYIAAADDIGGGERALDPQTVMQVWELYRRASW; encoded by the coding sequence GTGTTCAACCGGACCAGTCTGCAGGCCGCTGCAGCCCTTGTGTCCATATCCCTTGTGACCGGATGCAGTGTCTTCTCGGACAGTGATTCCGCCGGGGACCAGCGAATCGTCGTCGGTACGACGAGTTCTCCCACCACGCTTGATCCCGCTGCGGCCTGGGACAATTCATGGGAGCTCTTCCGGAACGTCTTCCAGACCCTGGTGAGTTTCCCGACGGGCAGTACGACTCCGGATTCGGACGCCGCCGACTGCAAGTTCTCGGACACGTCGAGCCGGGTCTTCGAGTGCAAGCTCGTGGAGGGCCTCACCTTCTCCAACGGGCACAAACTGGACGCCAAGGCCGTGCAGTACTCGATCGAGCGCATCCGCACGATCAACCACAAGGGCGGCCCCAACGGCATGCTCGGCTCGCTCGACAAGATCGAGACCGTCGGCGACCGGACCGTCGTCTTCCGGCTCAACAAGTCGGACGCGACCTTCCCGTTCGTCCTCGCCACCCCCGCGATGTCGCTGGTGGACCCCGCCGAGTATCCGGCGGACCGGCTCCGCACCGACGGCAAGGTCACCGGCTCCGGGCCGTACGTCCTCGACAAGTACACCGAGCGCGAGACGGCCGAGCTGACCAAGAACCCCACCTACAAGGGCTTCGCGGACCGCAAGAACGGCGGAGTCACCATCCGCTACTTCGACGAGTCCGACGCCATGGTCGCCGCGCTCAAGAAGCAGGAGATCGACGCCACCTACCGCGGCCTCACCGCCGAGGAGGTCGTCGCACTCCAGGACGACAAGCCCGAGAACAAGGGCCTCCAGATCGTCGAGTCGACCGGCGCCGACATCCGCTACCTCGTCTTCAACGCCCAGGACCCGACCGTCGCCAAGCCGGCCGTCCGCCGGGCCGTCGCCCAGCTCGTCAACCGCGACGAACTGGTCAACAAGGTCTACCAGGGCACCGCCGAGCCCCTGTACTCGATGGTGCCCAAGGGCATCGCCGCCCACACCACCAAGTTCTTCGACCGCTACGGCTCGCCGAACGCCCAGAAGGCCAAGAAGATCCTCCGCGAGGCCGGCATCACCGACCCCGTCGAGCTGACCTTCTGGTACACCACGGACCGGTACGGCTCCTCCACCGCCGCCGAGTTCAAGGAGCTCAAGCGCCAGCTGGAGGAGTCCGGCCTGTTCAAGATCACCCTCCAGGGCAAGCCGTGGAAGGACTTCCAGGCGGGCTACCAGAAGGGCGAGTACCCGGTCTTCGGCCGCGGCTGGTTCCCCGACTTCCCGGACCCGGACAACTTCGTCGCCCCCTTCCTGGGCAAGGAGAACGTCCTCGGCACGCCCTACGTGAGCCCCCGGATCACCGGCGAGCTGCTCCCGAAGTCCCGCCGCGAGAGCGACCGCGGAGCCGTCACGGACGAGTTCGTGGAGGCCCAGGAGATCATGGTCCAGGACGTCCGGCTGCTGCCGCTGTGGCAGGGCAAGCTGTACATCGCGGCCGCCGACGACATCGGCGGCGGCGAGCGCGCCCTCGACCCGCAGACGGTCATGCAGGTCTGGGAGCTCTACCGCCGGGCCAGCTGGTAG